A section of the Centroberyx gerrardi isolate f3 chromosome 8, fCenGer3.hap1.cur.20231027, whole genome shotgun sequence genome encodes:
- the lrrc75ba gene encoding leucine-rich repeat-containing protein 75B, translating to MGSRLSRQSSLDNDNFSKKRRKHLDSTGESDRGSRGGGDFLFALMLKSDKLPGMLRRTNHSPYMRRVAWIKEIQKLLRDRRIEQATDVLKLLRKDLGLEGTSLNDILYKNAAFLNLVDPISHELLLSLAREMQCPKKDTDTIKSSDKICRQLIYHLTPHSKWLRQSMSRRKSQACLKTTLQKKLSSDTVDLSGIPLSSRDVRQVAFYLQNNGDAVVSVDISFTELHDENLRLLLPLLGSMPKLGTLALNGNRLTLAIVKDLTEMLKDPKKFSSLAWIDLGNNVDIFTMPQPLLVALRRRCSLKSSLPTIYEYTEGQPYCYHLETSIEEPSHYEEEEEEEDDEDDEDDMGNKLELEPWGLGGKRLCKDFTLHYCER from the exons ATGGGTTCCAGGCTGAGCAGACAGAGCAGTCTGGACAATGACAATTTTTCCAAAAAGCGACGCAAGCATCTAGATAGCACAGGAGAGAGCGACAGGGGCAGTCGGGGCGGCGGGGACTTTCTGTTTGCACTGATGCTGAAATCAGACAAACTGCCTGGGATGCTGCGGAGGACCAACCACAGCCCGTACATGCGGCGGGTGGCGTGGATCAAAGAGATACAGAAGCTACTCCGCGACCGCAGGATAGAGCAGGCGACCGACGTGCTCAAATTACTGAGGAAG GATCTGGGCTTGGAAGGCACCTCGCTCAATGACATCTTATACAAGAACGCCGCCTTCCTCAACCTGGTGGACCCGATCTCCCACGAGCTGCTGCTCAGCTTGGCCCGGGAGATGCAGTGCCCGAAGAAG GACACAGACACCATAAAGTCCTCTGATAAGATTTGCCGACAGCTGATCTACCACCTGACCCCGCACTCCAAGTGGCTGAGGCAGAGCATGTCCAGACGGAAATCCCAAGCCTG TCTCAAGACAACCCTACAGAAAAAGCTGTCCAGTGACACGGTCGACTTGTCCGGCATCCCGCTGTCCAGTCGGGACGTCCGCCAGGTGGCCTTCTACCTCCAGAACAACGGGGACGCCGTCGTGTCTGTGGACATCAGTTTCACCGAGCTCCACGACGAGAACCTGCGGCTCCTCCTGCCTCTTCTCGGCTCGATGCCTAAACTCGGCACCCTGGCTCTCAACGGCAACCGCCTCACCCTGGCTATAGTCAAAGACCTGACAGAGATGCTGAAAGACCCCAAGAAATTCTCCAGCCTGGCCTGGATAGACCTCGGCAACAACGTGGACATTTTCACCATGCCTCAGCCGCTGCTGGTCGCCCTGCGTCGGCGCTGCAGCCTGAAGAGCAGCCTGCCCACCATCTACGAGTACACCGAGGGCCAGCCCTACTGCTACCACCTGGAGACGTCTATCGAGGAGCCCAGCCActacgaggaggaggaggaggaggaggatgacgaggACGACGAGGACGACATGGGGAAcaagctggagctggagccgTGGGGCTTGGGGGGGAAGCGTCTCTGCAAAGACTTCACCCTCCACTACTGTGAGAGGTGA